One segment of Xiphias gladius isolate SHS-SW01 ecotype Sanya breed wild chromosome 1, ASM1685928v1, whole genome shotgun sequence DNA contains the following:
- the ist1 gene encoding IST1 homolog isoform X2 yields MLGGGFKAERLRVNLRLVINRLKLLEKKKTELAQKARKEIADYLSSGKDERARIRVEHIIREDYLVEAMEILELYCDLLLTRFGLIQSMKELDPGLQEAVSTLIWAAPRLQSEVSELKIVSEQLCAKYSKEYGKLCRTNQIGTVNDRLMHKLSVEAPPKILVERYLIEIAKNYNVPYEPDAMVRPEVCPGEEADLIDVDIDKKSGGGGRGGGGFTAPPAAAMPMPMPMPMPMPMPMPTAFNYPPPKGAEPFHAPVGTYNNFQHPMGGGQPPQLPTSPPTYESAVGPGPSSQLYDNNALPELPSVPDTLPTSSFCGNTTTSDDIDFDDLTRRFEELKKKT; encoded by the exons atgctgGGAGGAGGATTCAAAGCAGAGAGGCTAAGAGTGAACCTCCGGCTGGTCATCAACCGACTCAAACTccttgagaaaaagaaaa ccGAGCTCGCTCAAAAGGCAAGGAAGGAGATCGCCGATTACCTGTCATCAGGAAAGGATGAGCGGGCACGGATCCGGGTGGAGCACATTATCAGAGAGGACTATCTGGTGGAGGCCATGGAGATCTTGGAGCTTTACTGCGACCTGCTGCTGACCCGCTTTGGCCTCATTCAGTCTATGAA GGAACTGGATCCAGGCTTACAGGAGGCAGTGTCCACCCTCATCTGGGCAGCGCCTCGTCTTCAGTCAGAGGTGTCTGAACTAAAAATT GTATCTGAACAGCTATGTGCAAAATATAGCAAGGAGTATGGCAAGCTGTGCAGGACAAACCAGATTGGCACAGTCAATGATAGG CTGATGCATAAACTGAGTGTGGAGGCGCCTCCCAAGATCTTGGTGGAACGCTACCTGATAGAGATCGCTAAGAACTATAATGTGCCGTATGAACCTGACGCCATGGTCCGG CCCGAGGTGTGTCCTGGAGAAGAGGCTGACCTGATCGATGTGGACATTGACAAGAagtctggaggaggaggaagaggtggtggAGGTTTCACTgcgcctcctgctgctgctatgCCCATGCCCATGCCCATGCCCATGCCTATGCCCATGCCTATGCCAACCGCTTTCAACTATCCACCTCCGAAAGGAGCG GAACCATTTCATGCTCCCGTTGGAACCTACAACAACTTCCAGCACCCCATGGGAGGAGGGCAGCCCCCTCAGCTGCCCACTTCTCCCCCCACATACGAGTCC GCTGTAG GTCCTGGGCCTTCATCTCAGCTATATGACAACAACGCTCTCCCAGAACTCCCCTCTGTCCCCGACACACTCCCCACATCCTCCTTCTGCGGAAACACCACCACCTCGGACGACATCGACTTTGACGATTTAACACGGCGGTTTgaggagctgaagaagaagACTTAA
- the ist1 gene encoding IST1 homolog isoform X1, translating into MLGGGFKAERLRVNLRLVINRLKLLEKKKTELAQKARKEIADYLSSGKDERARIRVEHIIREDYLVEAMEILELYCDLLLTRFGLIQSMKELDPGLQEAVSTLIWAAPRLQSEVSELKIVSEQLCAKYSKEYGKLCRTNQIGTVNDRLMHKLSVEAPPKILVERYLIEIAKNYNVPYEPDAMVRPEVCPGEEADLIDVDIDKKSGGGGRGGGGFTAPPAAAMPMPMPMPMPMPMPMPTAFNYPPPKGAEPFHAPVGTYNNFQHPMGGGQPPQLPTSPPTYESIDDLTDKPSVPSQAVGPGPSSQLYDNNALPELPSVPDTLPTSSFCGNTTTSDDIDFDDLTRRFEELKKKT; encoded by the exons atgctgGGAGGAGGATTCAAAGCAGAGAGGCTAAGAGTGAACCTCCGGCTGGTCATCAACCGACTCAAACTccttgagaaaaagaaaa ccGAGCTCGCTCAAAAGGCAAGGAAGGAGATCGCCGATTACCTGTCATCAGGAAAGGATGAGCGGGCACGGATCCGGGTGGAGCACATTATCAGAGAGGACTATCTGGTGGAGGCCATGGAGATCTTGGAGCTTTACTGCGACCTGCTGCTGACCCGCTTTGGCCTCATTCAGTCTATGAA GGAACTGGATCCAGGCTTACAGGAGGCAGTGTCCACCCTCATCTGGGCAGCGCCTCGTCTTCAGTCAGAGGTGTCTGAACTAAAAATT GTATCTGAACAGCTATGTGCAAAATATAGCAAGGAGTATGGCAAGCTGTGCAGGACAAACCAGATTGGCACAGTCAATGATAGG CTGATGCATAAACTGAGTGTGGAGGCGCCTCCCAAGATCTTGGTGGAACGCTACCTGATAGAGATCGCTAAGAACTATAATGTGCCGTATGAACCTGACGCCATGGTCCGG CCCGAGGTGTGTCCTGGAGAAGAGGCTGACCTGATCGATGTGGACATTGACAAGAagtctggaggaggaggaagaggtggtggAGGTTTCACTgcgcctcctgctgctgctatgCCCATGCCCATGCCCATGCCCATGCCTATGCCCATGCCTATGCCAACCGCTTTCAACTATCCACCTCCGAAAGGAGCG GAACCATTTCATGCTCCCGTTGGAACCTACAACAACTTCCAGCACCCCATGGGAGGAGGGCAGCCCCCTCAGCTGCCCACTTCTCCCCCCACATACGAGTCC ATTGATGACCTAACTGACAAACCTTCTGTTCCTTCCCAGGCTGTAG GTCCTGGGCCTTCATCTCAGCTATATGACAACAACGCTCTCCCAGAACTCCCCTCTGTCCCCGACACACTCCCCACATCCTCCTTCTGCGGAAACACCACCACCTCGGACGACATCGACTTTGACGATTTAACACGGCGGTTTgaggagctgaagaagaagACTTAA